From Carya illinoinensis cultivar Pawnee chromosome 5, C.illinoinensisPawnee_v1, whole genome shotgun sequence, one genomic window encodes:
- the LOC122311693 gene encoding ABC transporter G family member 31-like: MLEDEEELLWAAIEKFPQHQQTNLALLRRTPSEQGKEDYKTETIDGRMSDHFSRELFVRNALATNEQDNYRLLFAIKERLYRWGSNL; encoded by the coding sequence ATGCTGGAGGACGAGGAGGAGCTGCTATGGGCGGCTATCGAGAAGTTTCCACAGCATCAGCAGACGAACTTAGCGTTGTTGAGGCGGACTCCGTCGGAGCAAGGGAAAGAGGACTATAAGACCGAGACGATCGACGGGCGGATGTCGGACCATTTTAGCCGTGAGCTTTTTGTGAGGAATGCCTTAGCCACCAATGAACAAGACAACTATAGGTTGCTCTTTGCCATTAAAGAGCGCCTCTATAG